AGTTGTTTAGCACCATTTGTCTAGTGTAGGTCGCCTGAATCTAGTTGAGAAATCTGCCTACATctgcttaattttttttttggataaagaTTGAGTGCTTTGGGAACTTTCTATACAGAAAATACCTTTCCTCTccccccttccccccccccccccccccaaaaaaaaaaaaacacacacaagACTTTCTATACAGAAATTTCGATTATAGCCTTAATCTAAACAGAAAAAGTGTAAACACAACGCACTTCCCTTGCTATACTTAATCTTATATACCTTTTCTTCTTAAGTTGAGATATGGAGAATGAAGTCGCAGCCTATGTTGATGGCTACATTGTTTTTCATGTGTTAGAACTCTAACAGATCACACCAGAATAAACATAAAGATTCCTAGGCTGCTAGGCAAATCAAATTACACTGCAGCAATACCAATCCCTTGAAAAAAGCGCGAGTGCTAAATCAAAACCAAGAAATTGAAATCTATTTCTTCACCTGAATAATCTGTGCAATAAAATATTAACAGATATTGAACGATCACTTTGCCAATAGTTTACCTTTCTCTGCAATTTGGACGACCAGATATGACTTATCCAACAAACTTACACATCTCTGTGCCATCTCCTTCAAAGATAACATCTAGCAAATAACAGTAAAACAACTGATATAATTAATTAACCAACCCAAATATATCATATCATATGTAATCTCACAATTAAAAGAGACCTGAAATAATTCATAGGAACTTTCTCCACTAACATGAGTTGAATTTCATTTCACTCTAGTAAACAGAGTCAGGAAGCTAAAAGAAAGTGGTTGAGACTGAGGAAATTAACTTGAATATGCAGCAAGATGGACAAATAGCTCAGATAGATATCCAAGAAGATTTCAAGAACGGTTCTTGCTTCTAACCAATGCTGATAGCACAAAATACAGCACTTCTTCAGAAAAGGATGAGGGTCAATGAATTCAATCCTACCTCTCAGCCAACTTCAGAATCTGTTCTCCTGCTACCAAGGAAATTAGCTTATCCAACCCAGTAACCCAACTCAATAACATACTTTAGCTGACATATCAAAGCATGAATTGCCGCAGTGGCAGTTAGTGATTAGAAAACATAAAAGCCTTCAAATATATGGAGCACCACCGAGTGTCTGGATGAAAAACCACAACCACCAACAGACACAGTGTTAAAACATCCAAAAGCACTGCTTATTCATTTTGAAAACCAAGATAAGCATCAAGAGAACTTTTAAGATAAATTGCCACAGTGGCAGTTTAGTGATTCAAAGACACAGAAGTCTTCAAATATATGGAGCACCATTGAGTGTATGGTTGACAGATCACAACCACCAGCAGACATAGTGTCAGAACATCCAAAAGCACTGCTTATTCACTTTTTAAAATCCAAGATAAACATCAAGAGAACTTTTAATATATACCTGTCCAGAGCTCCCTCAGATCCACTCCTGTTAGGCTTTTACGATGTGCGACATTCAATCCCCAAATCTTAATCTGCATGGAACTTTTGATTGCACTCTGCAGTTTGTCCTTTAGGCGTCTGCTAACAGCTATATATTATCTGTTGCTGATTTTATCAATTATTAAGTCGTGGAGCTTACTGACTTTTACTGCCGGTGCTTCATTATCATAGCAATAGAAATTTTGTTCTGAAAATTTCTACTCCGATAATTCCTTTAATGCTCTTGTTGTTTTTACTTGACTGGTAGGCACACATATGATGTCAAGATCAGCAAGAATTTCAAGGCTCACTAGACAAATTACTCAACTTAGAGTGGACAGAAATTTCATCCTCACTTGCAGTTACAATACAGATGTGCGACATTCAATCCCCAATCAAAGTGATGCAAAGACACTAGGGTTCTCCGGGAATCAATTTGACAATCAAGCACAGTCTGCCCTTGCAAAAAACTACATTGGAGGTGAATGCAAGCCCCAAGTAGGAGAAAATGTCTCAAGAAAGGACAAGATCAGCTTTCTTGTCAGTACACTTCTTGATGTAAAGGATAGTAAGGAAGCTGTATATGGTGCACTTGATGCTTGGGTTGCGTGGGAGCGGAATTTCCCCATTGGACCCCTAAAGCAGGTACTGCTCAAACTAGAGAAAGAGCAACAGTGGCATAGAATTGTTCAGGTCATTAAGTGGATGTTAAGCAAGGGTCAAGGCAACACAATGGGAACGTATGAACAGTTAATTAAAGCTCTGGATATGGATCACAGGGCAAAAGAGGCACATGAATTTTGGAATAAGAAAATTGGTTATGACCTGCATTCTGTGCCCTGGCGGTTGTGTAGTCTTATGATTTCTGTATATTACCGTAATCATATGCTTGAGGATCTTGTTAAGCTATTCAAGGGCTTAGAAGCATTTGATCGGAAACCCCCTGATAAGTCAGTCGTGCAGAAAGTAGCTGATACATATGAGCTACTAGGCTTTTTTGATGAGAAGGATCGCTTACTGGAGAAATACAAAGACTTGTTTACAGAGAGAAGGATTGGAAGTCCCAAGAGATTGAGAGGCCCTCGATCCCAAAGAGAAGGAAAACAAGCGCAGGAAAGTTAAGGGTTATGTCAAATGTCTTTGTTGACTGTGCAGGTGTTGAACATCAGTTTTACATAAATAACTAATCTACTCAATATGTTTGCACCCTTCATTGCCAAGCATTTCAACATTTTGGTTTtgtataaaattatttattgcaagGGCAAGAGTCTTTGTGCAAGCATGCATTCAATGGATGTCATATCACTTGAAACCTCGATAGTATTTGGATCTCAGTGCGGTGTTCTCTTATGTATTTTTAGCATCTTAATGCTTATGCTACTTATCTATGGAGTTAGAAGATGTGATGAACATATGTACGTGAACAAAACACAGAATAGTGGGATcatatttcatgtttttagatgATAATCGATTACTTGATATGAGGTGTAGTAATTTTGAAAATTGAGGGGTTGGCTCTGTAATTGAAGGTTATTTCTCATGTGATAAAAAAGGCTTCGAGTTTTAGTTTCAATACTTGCATGGTATTTTTGCAAATTTAGCTAACTAGATTGTAGTGGTCGGTTCTTCCCTTTTTAATATGTGTATGTTGGGGTGTCAAACGGACGAGTCGGGTCGGATATGAGCGGGTTGAAAATggataattcaaaaaaaatggataaattattcgACCCGACCTGTATTTGAGACGAATAAACAACGAGTTATCCGGCagataatatggatattcatattatcgatgacttcttgaatatgatcacctATGGGAGAATTCtcagtctcccaaacttgaggaacccccatttgaggctttacgaatgtaaaagttaaacaaattagttatccatttggttaaccattttctaagtggataatatggttcttatccatattcgacccgtttttaaaaagttcattatccaacccatttttaatggatagtatgggtggataactatttttttttaagcaTTTTGCCACCTATGTGTATGCATCAAATAGCACAGCTGGGCTAAAAATTAGTAATTGTAATCCACTTTCTTTAATCATCTCGTCATTACGAAAGACATAAAAAAAATTCGATATATTTATTTTTCATCATGGGGAGAATCACGCTCATTCAATTTTAAGCAAGAATTGCAAGAAATAAATCaccattttaaaagaaaaaaaggaaaacaaggtgaattccttctgaaacttgatctagAAAAGATTTTGATAAATTAGAGGGGGGATTCATACACGATACCCTTCTATACTTCAACTTCCCcaaaaatttgacaaaattaaaTATCCTGTATCACCACCTTCTCGATATCAATATTAATAAATGGAGCCCCTACACCCTTCTTCAACACATCTAGAGGGGGACCCTCTCTCTCCATATTTATTTATCCTGTGTCTTGAAATATTATCCCGTAACATTCATACTGCTGAAATAAATAATCGCACCTACGGTCCAATCAATTAGGAGagaatcaatagattcctttTCGGGAGAGATTCATTCTTCCCGAACACAGCATACAACTCTCCGTTGTACTGCACTCTCCAAGTGTGCTTGTTCCCCCCTTCTTCCTTACCCTGGCAAGTCTTTGTGAAATAACTCTgatgagaagaaaaaagaaggccCGAAATATGACTTTCAAATTAAGTTCCAAATTAATAGATGCTGCCAAAGGGAGTGGCAATGCCATACGCAAAAAGGAAGAGACTCATTGAATGGCAGAGGCAAATAGAGTTTTTGCATATTTTCGTTAATTCATGAACATGATATATACATCTCGATCGGAAAAGAatcaagagaaaaagaaagaatcggAATTGATCGATAGATTTCTCGAAACAAACGAAAAGGAAACGAAAGATTTTATCCCTGCTCTAAGTTCTTGAACCTGTTGTCTTTTACCAACAAAAATCACTAGTGGGTCAGCAGGTCTCTCGTCTATGGAATGGACAGCACCTATACCCGATTCCTAAACTCCAGCTCCTGCTCATGAAAGTGAAGATTTTTATGTCCACACGGCCGAAGGATCCAATAGtgaattcttcttttctttactcaACGCTGAAGCTGGTTCTGAAGGATCAAATAGGTCATGGCTTGGGGAGTCATTGAAACCAAGACTTTCGGTTTAGTGTATATTAAAAAGAACAGAGGAAAGAGAAACATAAATCATGGATCAACTAAGCCCTCTCGGGGACTTTCTTAAAGAGGAACCTCATGTAAATACCATTTTCATCGGTTATCATCGCACCGTAATGAAGGCAACATATATGTAGTATCCTTCTATTCTCTGGTTTCCTTTGGTTTTCCTCTTGCTTTCCATAAACAaaggttttgaagaaaataattGCAAAAAATTAgctacaattgaattgaatttcgCGACATAATGTCAAAATTAGCGATTATGCTTCAGCTCAATGGTCAGTGGGATAGCGTTGGGAGATACAAAGATTTTGATGTTGACAGAATTGTAGTCAATGACGATTCAAATTATAGTCAATTGAATTCCGTAATTGGAGAACATCTAATAATTGATACCTCCGCAAAAATTATCGAAATCAAATACACCATCAATGAACGTTGTCCTCCAATGAAAATTCGGAACGATATGGGAGTTCTAGTGTATATGGAgacgaaaaaggaaaataaaaacttAGGAATGTATCCGCTGTGTATAACAGTGCGTAATTTCAATTTGGAATGTAGTATGTCGAATGCGAGCACAATTGCAGATTTGTTATGTTTTTTCAGTGCtaatattttttcaatttcaagtgttctacaattttactacaaattatctacaaatgcAGTCCATCTGTTACGTCTCTACAAACATTCTATCAAATACTTAACACATGAATATACAAAGGTCTGGATTACTATACTTTTAATTGAATGGAGGTTCTTCTGATTATCGTAATACTAACGTGGTACAATTGTCAAGCAATTGTAACACAATTGGAGAAGTATCGGGAACAATGAAGTTGATTGATATGTAAATATCTCCGGCAATTGTGGAATATGAAAGTATCATCATAACAGAACATACGCCAAATGTAATTGAAGTAGGCCAAGTTTATCAAGACAAATAAACAATTATCAGTGCAATGAAGCACTATTCTGTCATGAATAAGTTTCAATTTAGGGTGAGAAGGTCTAGTGCAAGAAGGTAATAACATTTTATTTGTCAAATTCATATTGTGTATAAGTTGTAGttatttttgtatataaattgtttttCAAGTATCAGTAGACAGTTATTGTCAAACAATTTTTCACCTGAAACAACGGCGAGGGgcaagggcggctctagggtaAGGCATGTGAAGCCTTTGCCTTAGGCGCTCAAATATTTAAGGCCCTCAAAATAAGaagtattattatattattataatatACTAATTTTAGgaataacataaataatattcaaaTTACAGATGTATTTGCGatctaaaataaaatttaacaaaaaattacaagttctaaaaaatatataaatgttAATAACGTTTAGAAGTTGGTTGCATTCTAATAGTTCTTCCTCCAGTTGTTCTAGTACATGAttcattgaataaaaatgttaTAGGAATAATCAGGGCGGCTCAACAGATCTTCTGGCCTAAGGCGAAACCATATTGAGAGGccattaaatttattttataaaatatttactaacaaaatattttttctaaataataaattaatcatttaagacaAAAAATAGCGAATTtcaaaaaaagaaggaagaagagCACAAAGAATAAAGTAGTGGATTATCTGACGTTTGAAGTCCAAAACTCAAAGCAAAATTTTTGATTTGGCTCTCATCACaatcaagaaaaagaaataaacataCATAACATAGTAGCTTAAGTTTTGAGCATtgacagtattaaaagtatttactCCTTCTGATAATTAAACGATAATTGTAGTTCATTCTATTAATTAATATCACTTATTGGTGAATATctaaaattaattataaataacCTAATATAATATGTTGAATTGCACTAAAAGAAAACCAGTGCATGAATACTTTTGTGTTCATGCAATTTCAACGAAGATTGTAAAAGAAATTCATTATGTTGCTGATACATATCTTAATTCCTATATAAAAGGGATAACattaaaattgaaaattgaaGCAACTATACAAATTAATGAGTgagaaaaatattataatttatgaACTTATTGGTAtataaaataacctcaatcaaataacaaaaaaatatactataacatttttctttataataattatttatataaattttatagtaTATAGTAATCATAATAAATAAGAGATTAAGTAAATCTAATTGGGGCCTTCAAATTTTGGGGGCCTAACGCAATGGCCTCACTGGCCTAGCCTTTAGAGCCGCAACTTGAATACTTTATATGAGTACTTTATActagttatataatatatatatatatatatatatatatatatatatatatatatatatatatatatatatatatatatatataatttgtttgtGTCTTAAcactaaacttagaaaattttaaacccattttccTCATTTTATTAGTGCTAAAAGTTGTATCCTTATCCTATTCATGCCTTAGAACTTACATAGGTATCCAAGTATGACAAATACTAATGGTCCTTAAATTTTTAGCTCGATTGTATCTTACTAATGGTTCTTATAAATTTTTAACTCAATCATATTTTATTCTACCTATGATTTCTTTCTTAAGAACTTCATTTACACGTAACAAATAGATATACAcgtcatattatatatatatatacacacacgtcATATTCCTAGTCCTATGTAGTAAAACTAAGAATTTACACATTCTGTACTTATGTATAAGGCGAGTACTAAGATTTTACTTATTAGATTGACTAATTAGATGAAGTGAGTCATAGAGTCAGTCATTTTGTATAAGTTTTAaggttaaaatattaattatcaAACTCGTAACTTTTCCGGATTTGCTATGAAAATTATTAGTTTGTATAGTATTTTGCAATAATAATGAATATTCAATCATATTGTTTATACTGGCTTAGGCAGAATTAGTATattaacttaattaaattatCAATTTTAAAAGTACCAACGTCTACAAGTTATTAGTAAAATAACCAGAAACAAAATTCATTAATTTTTGTATACGTAATGCACTCGTTAATATTGTTAATATTTTACGTATATGTATAAGtgactaaaatataaaaataattaaatcgaTGAACAAACTTAAATTGGCTGGACGCATATTCCAAGAAACTTagatttaagaaataaaatttggTTAGCTTAATATCCTGAATATTAGGAAAAGTAACATGCAAGAAATTATAGTTATGTTCCATAACTCGAATGAGAAAACGATTTATGTAAGGCAAAAtcgtatttgattttaaaattttaaattttaggaCTTCCtacataatttttttattaaattatttttaggaaatgGGTTAGTATCATGGTATTGTCCAAATTATCTTTTTCGATTAACTAAGATCTTTAATAGTTTAAGGTTTATGATTTAGGGCTCTTagcgttttgatattttaaatggtAATTTGTTTCGGTATATgctcatatttttatttttttcgttgaGAAATATTATATGTCAACATTGAACATCAATACTTTTCTATTTGATTAGGTTCTATCAAATAAATCTCAAATTCTTTGTTATTTTCTTAACAAATAAATCTCAAACTTCCTACGAGATTCTTAGCAGAAGTATAGGAAAAACTTGTAAACATCGTTGATGCTAACATGGAAGTTATTAATATGTTACATGAGATGTTAATGTaggcatgcaaaatttattgattttaaattcaataaataattTGGATTACATTTTAAATAtactagtccaaataaatattttgggctaatataattagattaattatataagtccaatattattgggctagcccatttactTGGGCTACAAATGATGAGCCCACCTCATTAGGCCCAAGAaatcatcttcctagaggcccaatttggtgccacatgtcaaatgacgtggcacgacAAGTCAAACGAAAaagccaataggatcatgtcaCGCgttaaaatgacaaggcatgccaagtcaaactaAAAGGCCAATGAAGTCGCGCCACGTGTGCCAATGACATATTcgggccaatcaaatgcggccttgttacacttcaatttgattggtcggaaaaagtttattcttatcataactcttccctcccacaattataaataggggtcttcataacccagaaaagataCCAGAAGTTATAagaagaagcaagagagagctcgtggatcaaacaccgcaaatttctctacaagtttcaaccTTCatgcaatcaagttcaagttcaagagatcaagctcaagctcaagaacgaagaacaaatcaatttcaagttcaagaacgaagaacaaatcaagttcaagctcaagaacgaagaacaaatcaagattcaaagagtacgagttcaaatcaaagttcgtgctaattgaattcaagatcatcgttcgtgacaACAAATATAGGTCCAAGataagctcaaaggcccttgaatttatattgaaaaagtagaatcaaaggaatcatagagattgtacactcatattatttgaaatcaaatactacgattgttgcaatattttttggTCTCGATTATTTTCTTTACTCAATTTTATTCTCTACAGTTACATTACTAAAATAAGAGAATGAGTTATATAAGATAAtgctttaatttattttaaagtccTAATATTAGGACActttacatagttcaaataaaaaaatatttaataagtaAAATATCAGTTGATTAAGAAGTCCTAATTATGAGGAAAAATTATTAGATCACTGTTTTGTCCCATGTGAAATCTATTTCTGGAGGGTAAAAAAGTCGAATAATATTTCGTTaaggaccttcgtgcttttaataaaCTAGTCTCATGGTACGCGCTTCGCGCTTCGCACATGTACTTTATATTCATGAACACATAACTTTTAAATATTGCATATCCATATTAACCAATGTGTatgaattattaaaaatattataggaaaAAATATAAGGTCCTGAAAATGATGAATGTTAAACCTATTTAGCTAGCTTGAGAAGAAATCATGTCTTACATAAATCCTCATATGCTTTATTATGATTTCTCGCTTTATCGAAGTTATTTAATtgtcttttttttattaattagcATATGCtcgatataattaagtaaaatgATAAGATCGTATTTATATATCTCTTTATCTCCTCTTAACTTAGATTATTTGAACCTGAAGTACAATtgtcaagttttttttttcaaaagttatttgtcaatttgaaaaataaatttactAATATgaagaagttgaaaaagaattaaattgAATATTTTCTTTAATCAGTTAATTAAGAGctccattatttatttattttaatataaaatttttgCTGCCTTTGTTAGTTTTCAAATTACGGTTAGGCTATTCTATTATAATTAACTGCCTTTGTTACAGTTAATTATCTATTATAAGTTTGGTCGTTTCCTTCCATTACATTATATGCACATCCTCTTTGGAAATATAACACGTaaacatttatatttttagtattataatattgtatatggtaaatgtaattgattttgatgttctaatgtcacgaaccaaaattctaacctgtcgtgatggcacctatctcgatactaggcaagccgacaatctcaataaatcacaatttattttaagtttgaaaatataatatttaaacaaaatcCACAAATCTCGCAGataccgatacaaacactcccaaaacctggtgtcactgagtacatgagcatctatacattacaagtctggaaaacgtGGTCTATAATAAtatgagaccaaatacaataaacaaaaggatagggaaggagagacatgGTCTGCGAaatatggcagctacctctgaatctccagaAAATCGACTGtatgaaagaatcaacacccactgtatccgggatcacgtgaatctgcacacgaagtacatggtgtagtatgagtacaaccaactcagtaagtaacaataataaataaagaactgaaagtagtgacgagcttctcagctaagtccaaatacagtactttccgatataaaagagtaggcatgctctcaagttcaacatttaagatttcactgaaatttcatatcaagtttgaccaaaacagaaaataatatttttccgaaatttccaaaaataatgatatatgacagctgaaatgcagcaaataatgatatcaatgcatcctctcagagtaacagtcactcagtcctcccattcactccaaccccACAGTCACCCTTTCCTCACAGtcgctcattcctcacagtcgctcatcactcggcactcgcactcggcactcggactcagtaggtacctgcgctcactgggggtgtgtacagactccagaggggctccttcagcccaagcgctatatcaagccaatcatggcataaatcaatgaaacatgatgcggcgtgcagcccgatccataaatattctcacatttaggccctcggcctcactcagtcatcaacctctccaatctctcggtctcttagaaatcatgataagcagcccaacaacaatgatatgatgcatcaataatgaataagagagacCGAGGTAAAAATGTGCAAATAGAGCTGTGACTGAatgtaaaataa
The sequence above is drawn from the Nicotiana tabacum cultivar K326 chromosome 13, ASM71507v2, whole genome shotgun sequence genome and encodes:
- the LOC107821726 gene encoding pentatricopeptide repeat-containing protein At4g21190-like; protein product: MMSRSARISRLTRQITQLRVDRNFILTCSYNTDVRHSIPNQSDAKTLGFSGNQFDNQAQSALAKNYIGGECKPQVGENVSRKDKISFLVSTLLDVKDSKEAVYGALDAWVAWERNFPIGPLKQVLLKLEKEQQWHRIVQVIKWMLSKGQGNTMGTYEQLIKALDMDHRAKEAHEFWNKKIGYDLHSVPWRLCSLMISVYYRNHMLEDLVKLFKGLEAFDRKPPDKSVVQKVADTYELLGFFDEKDRLLEKYKDLFTERRIGSPKRLRGPRSQREGKQAQES